Genomic segment of Bacteroides stercoris ATCC 43183:
TCGCTGATTAACTTGCTTTCTGCCGGGAAATCAGCAGTGATAAAGTATGGATCTACCGCAATACAATGACCTCCTACACCGCAACCGGGTTGCAGGATATTTACACGCGGATGCTTGTTGGCAAGGTTAATAAGTTCCCAAACATTGATACCAGCCTTGTCGCAGATAAGCGAAAGTTCATTGGCAAAAGCTATCTGTACATCGCGACTGGAGTTCTCCGTCAGCTTACACATTTCCGCTGTACGGCAGTTAGTCTTGTGAAGTGTGCCCTGCACAAATTGCGAATAGAATGCTATTGCCTTTTCGGTAGATTCAGGATTCAAACCACCGATGACCCGATCGTTGTGTACCAATTCATAGATCACATTACCTGGCAATACACGCTCCGGGCAATAGGCTATGAAAATCTTACTTTCCAATTCCGGACGTTCACCAAAAATGATGCGTGCCATAGCCTCTGTAGTTCCTACAGGTGAAGTGGATTCTATTACATAAAGATCCCCTTCTTTCAGTAACGGCAATACGGCACGTGTAGCCGCTTCCACGTAACTCACATCCGGCTCGTGGTTTCCCTTGAACGGGGTTGGGACCACCATGAAGTATGCATCGCTGACTTCCGGTGTAACCGAAGCCTTCAACATGCCAGCTTTCACTACTTCCTGTAACATTTCCTCCATGCCAGGTTCAATGATGTGCAAATGTCCCGCATTGGTCATTTTCACTACATGAGGATTAATGTCAACTCCTGTTATTTGAATGCCGTGCTTTGCGGCAATAATGGCTGTAGGTAGTCCGATGTAACCCAAGCCCATGAAACATGCTTTCATTTATCTTTGTATTAAATATTAAATCATTCATTTACATAAAAAAACACATATTAGGGCAAAGTCTTCCCGAATGTAAATACGCTATATTTTACACACATTTTTCAAGAAAGACAGATTGTCTATTTTTTGCTTACAAGTTGTCACATAAAAAATAAGGGAGTGAACATCATTTCCTCCTAAATCATACATTCCTGCTTTTAATAATATCTTCGCTTTCTTCTCTATGTGCTTACCATACATTCCGACTAATGACGGTATATTTAATTGAAAAGAAATTTGGTTCTTTTTTAACGTTTTATAATCCATCATTTGCATATACTCATATCGTTCCGGATGGGCCAACAAAGGATGATAACCTTTCTTTTGGATGCGTTGCAAAATAGACAGTAATCCCATTGGTGGATTGAAATAAGAAGTTTCCACTAACAGATAACGTTTTCCCTCCTCAAGGGGTAACAGGTCATCCTTTTCCAACCGTTCCTCAAAAAGGTTATCCAACATATATTCCGCAGCCAAAGCCAATTCCACCTTCCCTTGATATTTTTGTTTTAAGCTCAAAAATTTTTGTTGTAATGTAACAGTTTTATTGGACATGTCTTCCATGACGTGAGGGGTAAGCCATATTTTCCGCACTCCTTGCCGCTCCATCTCATCCAAAATTCTCCATGTTTCTTCTTCTGTTTTTACTCCATCATCAATACCTGGCAACAAGTGACTATGGCAATCGGTGAAACCACGGAAAAAACCGCTTTCCGCTAATGTTTTTTTCTGTCGAAAAAGCCACATTCCTGTTGACTATTTATTTTGAGTTGCCGTAATAAGAGGTATACCCATTGTGGTAACCATAACTGTAACCATATCGATAACTATAGCGTCCACCAGTACTTTCCGTCCCATTCAAAATTACCGAAAGGTTTTTGAACCGCTTTTCTAGATAAATACTTTCCAATTCAGATAACAGTGAGCGGTCCAATAATCCCGCCCGTACCACAAAGAGTGTCCGGTCGGCATATTGCTCTATGATTTGTGTGTCTGCCACGATATCTATCGGCGGACAATCCACAAAGATATAATCGTATTCATTGCGCAAGATTTGCATCAAGGTTGCAAATTTTTCATCTTCCAGCAGTTCCGTCGGATTCGGGGGAATGGTCCCCACAGGAAGAACATGCAAATTGGCATGTTTCTTATCTATTACAAGCGCTTCATTCCAATTAGCCACCCGATTACCCAAATAGTCACTCAGACCTTTCTTAGGCGACCCCACATAAGCAGAAATGGATCCTCGTCGCAAATCTCCATCTATCACCAATACTTTTTTCCCTTTAATGGCAAAGCTCGTGGCTATGTTCACCGAAAAGAAACTCTTTCCACTACCCGGATTGAAAGAGGTAATCACAAATACTTTCTGATCGGTATTCTTGTTTTTCATAAAGTCCACGTTGGAGCGAAGTACACGAAAAGCTTCGTTGATGATGTTGCGATTGCCTTCTTCCACCACGATTGTTTTTTCCTGAGATTTGTTCTTCTTTTTCTTGTTATTGGAATATAATGGTATTTCACCCAAATAGGGCACACTCAAGTTCTCCAAATCTTTCTTACCCCGAACTTTGGTGTTCATGTTTTCTTGCATAAAGATAATGACTGCCGGTACTAAAAGCCCGAGAGCAAAAGCCACCAACAAAATGTTTTTCTTATTCGGTGCCATTGGTAAAGCACTGCCACGTGGAGCTGTAATCACTCGCGTATTATAAGCGGTAAACGCTTGGGACAGTTCGTTCTCTTCACGCTTCTGGAGCAGATACAGGTACAACTCTTCCTTTACTTTTTGTTGACGTTCTACCGATAACAAGTATTTGGCCTGACTCGGATTAGAAGCTAACTGTTGAGTGGTCGCCACTTCCTGTTGACGAATACTGCGTATCTGGGTATTCAGTGATACAATCAGATTATCAACTGATTGCAAAATGGTACGCTTCATACTCTGCATAGAGTTTCCCAAATCTTTCACCAACGGGTTCTTCTCGCTACTGTTAGCTATCAACCGGTTACGATCCAACACAATCTTGTTGTATTCTCCGATTTGACTTTCGATATTTACGTTAGCTATACCGGAGTTGGTTGGCAATGGCTGGTTCATTTCCTTGCTGTTCAGTTCGCGACGAATATACTGGGCCGTGGTAAGCTGATTGGTGAGTGCTTGAATTTCTTTTTTATTCTCAGCTGACTGGCTCATATACAGATTGGATGCGGCTTGTACGTCCGGCAACAGATGTTCACTCTTGTAGCTGGAGATGTTCTCATCCACATGACCCAATTCGTTTTCAATCACGCCCAAACGTTCACCGATAAACCGTGAGGTACTTACTGCTATCTGGTTCTTGTCCTGGATCCATTTCTCGTTATAAACCTCAATCAATGTATTTAATATATCTTCTGCCTTTTGTACAGAAGCATCATCAATGCTCAAATTAATAATGGTGGCATCTTCATTGCCTAATTCAGCCCACAATTTTTGCGTATAGCTGTCTGCCACCATATCAGCCGGTTCTTTACTATATTGAATAGTGCTGCCTGTAAAAAAATTCTCATATTGAGAAGTTAAGCTGATGGCCAATGTTCCTGCTGATGTTTGAATGGAATCTCCTATAATTCCTTCAAACCGTTCCCCAGTTTCTTCTCCAGCAACGATAAAGTTTGAAAGATAAAACTTGTTTTGTGCACCAACTTCTATATCAAAACTTACACTTTTTTTATTATCAAAAAGATAAGTCACCAATATCGGGCTTGATTTATATAATTCTATTCTTTTTAAGCCCCTACGAATAGTATATATCTCATTTAGCCCCAAACGCTTCACCACCTCTGTCATCAGCGTAGGGGATTTCAAGGTGAGCAGTTCGTTGTTGATATTGGTGTTTGATTTAAAAATACCCATATCTGCAAACTCATTCATTGCACTTGCCGGAGAATTGTTCTTGGAGTCATCCTTAATTAAAATGGCAGCCGTCCGGGTATAGACATTAGGAGTACTCAACAAATATAATGATGCCGTTGCCAACGCAACGAACAAGGAAGTGGCAAACCAATACCATTTCGGGATAAACATACCCCATAAATCTTGTATCCGTATAAAATCATCGGTAGGTTTGCCTGTGTTCGTTCTATTCTTTATCATTTTGGCTCTCTTTAATATCTTATAAAATAAAATTCAATACATTACTTGAACAGCAAAACACCCAGCGAGGATAGGAGCGAACCGATACTGATCCACAACGATACCGATTTTACACTGTTCTCATTAATGGTGCTTTGTCCGGCACGTACCTTGTTGGGCTGTACATACACCACATCATTCTGTTTCAGATAATACACCGGTGAATTAAACAGATCTTTCGAGCGGATATCCACCCAATGGGTTACACGCTCGCCGTTTTCTTCACGGATGACAAATATCGCATCTCGCTTTCCGTAGATGCTTAGGTCACCCGCCATACTGATGGCTTCCAAAAGGGTAATCTGATCTTTTGTAATGGCATATTTACCTGGAGTTTTCACCTCGCCCAACACGGAGAAATAAAGGTTCATAAACTCAACTGTAACTACCGGATCGTTTACCAGATTCTCTTCCATCAGCCTTTTTTTTACCAGGGTGGCAATCTGGCTCTTGGTCATACCGGCAATATGCAATGTTCCGACAACAGGAAAATCAATGTTCCCCTTATCATCCAATGTGTAACCTGATATTTCTCCATTGATGTTGCCAGAACGTAAATCAGAAGATCCGGCACGGTATTGCACCCGTGTCAAATTAAACAGAGCCGCCAATTGCGGATCCTTACTGGACACCATAATGGAAATCTGGTCTTTGGGTTGTACGGTAATATCCCGTGCCCCGATAATCGCCTCGGGTTGATTAACTACGATATCTTGAAAATAGACAATTTCTTTGGAGGTATTGCAGGACACCAATAAGACACACAAGAAACATAATTTAATTAAATGAAATTTCATATCTGATTTTTTTTCTGTACAGTTAATTATTCTACTTTATGTTTTCGTTTGATTTTCATAGTTATGTAGCAATGAATCACCGTCCAAACAGCCACATCCAACAGAAACAAGTTTGTTACGGAAAGGCAATGAATCAAAAAACAATTTCCCAATGCAAAAAAAGCTGCCATAATAATAATGCTTACCATAGCTTTACGTTGGGACATTCCTAAGGCTATAAATTTATGGTGGATATGATTCCGGTCTGGAAGAAATGGATTTTTACCGTTACGCAACCGGTGAATAACCACACGTATCACATCAAACATTGGTACAATCAAAAAAGAAAAAGCTATCACAATGCTACCGGGAAAGGCACTCTCTTTCACTGGATCGGACATACTCAGACGGATGACCATCACTGCCAGCAGCATCCCGATAGTGAGCGAACCGGTATCACCCATAAAGATCTTGCGTCCCCGATATATCTTACCGTATACGTTATAATAAAAGAACGGCAATAACACACTGAAAGCAGCTAGACTGATAAAGGCATACATCCACCATTGCAAATGGATGAACATGCAGCTGAAAGCGAGGAATGAGATAATACTCAACCCAGAGGCAAGTCCGTCAATGCCGTCTATCAAATTGATGGCGTTCAGGATATAGACGATGACGAATACTGTGAACGGCACTCCTATGTAATAAGGTATGACATAAATACCGAACAACCCGTATAGGTTGTCGAAGCATAACCCGGAAATCACCAACAGTATGCCACAAAGTATTTGCACTACAAATTTGGAACGGTAACGTACACCGATAAGGTCATCCATCATACCTATAAGATAAAGTATGAACAGACAACAGAGCATGGAAAGCAGACGGTTCGTCAAGTCCATGTCGAGTATGTTATAGCCCTGCCAAAGGTTGTAACCGATAATGGCAAGCGAAACCGTAACTGTGATACAAGGGAAAAAGGCGATACCGCCTAACCTTGGTATATGGGCAGTATGCAACTTACGTTCGTCCACTGAGTCGAACAGGCGACGTCGGAAAGAGACCAACGAAATGCGAGGCAGGACCATCGCACTCAATGTCCAGCCGACTATGACTATAAAGGCAAATTCGATAAAATGAAGAATGTCCACTATATGATTCTTTTGATGATTTTCTTAATCTTGCCCTATCCGTTGTAGAAAGGCTTGTGGAATATAGGAAGTAGCCACGGCGCATACGCCTTGGACGGTGACCACCAAACGGCGATTCTTCCTAATCCGGCAGATAACCCCTTCCGCTCCCTTGAACTTTCCGTCAATGACCCGTACACGTTCTCCCTGTTGAAACTTGGAATTGTCCTCCCCGAAATATTCCATTCCCTGCTCGCCGGACGAGGTGACCAGCATGAAAATGTTCATTTCCCGATCAGGAATGGCAAGGGGAAGTCTTTTCAATCCCTTCTGTCTTGTATATAGGATTACCTTATTGGTGAATTGTCGCTGTACTTCCAAAGCACGACAAACGGTTGAACGGAAGAACATAAGCGAATTAATGACCGGACGACGGAGTTTCTTCTTTATGCCGTTACGTTCCATCAAGGTTTCCTCACAAGGAATGTAAGTCTCGATCTTGTCTTTTTTCAATATATCCTCAATCTCGAAAACTTTGTTATAAAATACTTTTAGGGCGAACCAATGTTCGTGTGTGTGTGTTTCTATGTTCAACGAAAAGTAATGTTACCGGGTTGATAAAAAGGATATAATTTCCATTCCTGCACCTTCTGCTTTTTCAAATAAGGAAGATACAGCAATCAAGGTTAATCCGGTTTTTTCCTTCATAGGACTTCCGGAATGCGGGCCGCTCCTGACTACAGTGAGCGGATACCGTAACCCCGTATTCGTACCGTTTCTATGTAAGAGAGGGTACACATGTTGTTTTTTTCTGATAATCAAGAATATACATTGCTATAAAAGTACATTTTTGCTCGGTTTGCTCGGTTTTAGACTCGAAAATACGCTCGAATGGAAAATGCAACGTTCTCCTTTTATTTTATATTCTTATTACGGCACTATTTTGATTCATATTAAATTAGTAAT
This window contains:
- the wecC gene encoding UDP-N-acetyl-D-mannosamine dehydrogenase, with translation MKACFMGLGYIGLPTAIIAAKHGIQITGVDINPHVVKMTNAGHLHIIEPGMEEMLQEVVKAGMLKASVTPEVSDAYFMVVPTPFKGNHEPDVSYVEAATRAVLPLLKEGDLYVIESTSPVGTTEAMARIIFGERPELESKIFIAYCPERVLPGNVIYELVHNDRVIGGLNPESTEKAIAFYSQFVQGTLHKTNCRTAEMCKLTENSSRDVQIAFANELSLICDKAGINVWELINLANKHPRVNILQPGCGVGGHCIAVDPYFITADFPAESKLISDARDINNYKSFWCAEKVKNAMLKFELKNHRKPVIAMMGLAFKPNIDDLRESPAKYITTKVMQSCNNADILVVEPNVKEHNVFKLTNYCEAYDKADIVVFLTAHNEFKELSWRKDKMILDFCGIFKK
- a CDS encoding MraY family glycosyltransferase; amino-acid sequence: MDILHFIEFAFIVIVGWTLSAMVLPRISLVSFRRRLFDSVDERKLHTAHIPRLGGIAFFPCITVTVSLAIIGYNLWQGYNILDMDLTNRLLSMLCCLFILYLIGMMDDLIGVRYRSKFVVQILCGILLVISGLCFDNLYGLFGIYVIPYYIGVPFTVFVIVYILNAINLIDGIDGLASGLSIISFLAFSCMFIHLQWWMYAFISLAAFSVLLPFFYYNVYGKIYRGRKIFMGDTGSLTIGMLLAVMVIRLSMSDPVKESAFPGSIVIAFSFLIVPMFDVIRVVIHRLRNGKNPFLPDRNHIHHKFIALGMSQRKAMVSIIIMAAFFALGNCFLIHCLSVTNLFLLDVAVWTVIHCYITMKIKRKHKVE
- a CDS encoding GumC family protein produces the protein MIKNRTNTGKPTDDFIRIQDLWGMFIPKWYWFATSLFVALATASLYLLSTPNVYTRTAAILIKDDSKNNSPASAMNEFADMGIFKSNTNINNELLTLKSPTLMTEVVKRLGLNEIYTIRRGLKRIELYKSSPILVTYLFDNKKSVSFDIEVGAQNKFYLSNFIVAGEETGERFEGIIGDSIQTSAGTLAISLTSQYENFFTGSTIQYSKEPADMVADSYTQKLWAELGNEDATIINLSIDDASVQKAEDILNTLIEVYNEKWIQDKNQIAVSTSRFIGERLGVIENELGHVDENISSYKSEHLLPDVQAASNLYMSQSAENKKEIQALTNQLTTAQYIRRELNSKEMNQPLPTNSGIANVNIESQIGEYNKIVLDRNRLIANSSEKNPLVKDLGNSMQSMKRTILQSVDNLIVSLNTQIRSIRQQEVATTQQLASNPSQAKYLLSVERQQKVKEELYLYLLQKREENELSQAFTAYNTRVITAPRGSALPMAPNKKNILLVAFALGLLVPAVIIFMQENMNTKVRGKKDLENLSVPYLGEIPLYSNNKKKKNKSQEKTIVVEEGNRNIINEAFRVLRSNVDFMKNKNTDQKVFVITSFNPGSGKSFFSVNIATSFAIKGKKVLVIDGDLRRGSISAYVGSPKKGLSDYLGNRVANWNEALVIDKKHANLHVLPVGTIPPNPTELLEDEKFATLMQILRNEYDYIFVDCPPIDIVADTQIIEQYADRTLFVVRAGLLDRSLLSELESIYLEKRFKNLSVILNGTESTGGRYSYRYGYSYGYHNGYTSYYGNSK
- a CDS encoding polysaccharide biosynthesis/export family protein, whose protein sequence is MKFHLIKLCFLCVLLVSCNTSKEIVYFQDIVVNQPEAIIGARDITVQPKDQISIMVSSKDPQLAALFNLTRVQYRAGSSDLRSGNINGEISGYTLDDKGNIDFPVVGTLHIAGMTKSQIATLVKKRLMEENLVNDPVVTVEFMNLYFSVLGEVKTPGKYAITKDQITLLEAISMAGDLSIYGKRDAIFVIREENGERVTHWVDIRSKDLFNSPVYYLKQNDVVYVQPNKVRAGQSTINENSVKSVSLWISIGSLLSSLGVLLFK
- a CDS encoding UpxY family transcription antiterminator — protein: MNIETHTHEHWFALKVFYNKVFEIEDILKKDKIETYIPCEETLMERNGIKKKLRRPVINSLMFFRSTVCRALEVQRQFTNKVILYTRQKGLKRLPLAIPDREMNIFMLVTSSGEQGMEYFGEDNSKFQQGERVRVIDGKFKGAEGVICRIRKNRRLVVTVQGVCAVATSYIPQAFLQRIGQD
- a CDS encoding tyrosine-protein phosphatase — its product is MWLFRQKKTLAESGFFRGFTDCHSHLLPGIDDGVKTEEETWRILDEMERQGVRKIWLTPHVMEDMSNKTVTLQQKFLSLKQKYQGKVELALAAEYMLDNLFEERLEKDDLLPLEEGKRYLLVETSYFNPPMGLLSILQRIQKKGYHPLLAHPERYEYMQMMDYKTLKKNQISFQLNIPSLVGMYGKHIEKKAKILLKAGMYDLGGNDVHSLIFYVTTCKQKIDNLSFLKNVCKI